Proteins encoded within one genomic window of Brachybacterium avium:
- the glgX gene encoding glycogen debranching protein GlgX, with the protein MQIWTGQAYPLGATFDGSGTNFALFSEVAERVELCLLDETGAERRIEITEVDAYVWHVYLPSVQPGQRYGYRVHGPYDPSAGHRCDASKLLLDPYAKAIAGMASNHPSLYSYDFENHAERNTDDSAAHTMHSVVVSPFFDWGNDHPPAHEYHDTVIYEAHIKGLTMLHPDIDEDIRGSYVAMGHPAIIEHLQELGVTAVELMPVHQFVQDGHLVEKGMRNYWGYNTIGFFAPHNEYSHAGQLGQQVQEFKQMVKNLHEADIEVILDVVYNHTAEGNQLGPTLCFRGIDNAAYYRLVEGDEAHYYDTTGTGNSLLMRTPHVLQLIMDSLRYWVTEMHVDGFRFDLASTLARELHEVDRLSAFFDIIQQDPVISQVKLIAEPWDLGEGGYQVGGFPPLWSEWNGKYRDTMRDFHRSQPGKIGDFTSRLAGSSDLYQHTGRTPIASINFVTAHDGFTLSDLVSYNDRHNAANGEDGKDGESHNRSWNSGVEGPTDDTGVRDLRLRRAKNLMATLLLSQGVPMILHGDEMGRTQDGNNNTYCQDNELAWVDWELDSYEMDMLWFTQSVIALRRDHPIFRRRRFLQGTPRDGADSALPDVEWLGTDGTLMTDEDWNNPQNKCLTMFLNGSGIPEPNLRGERIIDDSALVMFNASGNPVDFTLPPADHGREWRVELGTGDTIDVGDALAAETTLTRPGHSLLILMRPPMTEHDDDLPEHDETRTARA; encoded by the coding sequence ATGCAGATCTGGACCGGACAGGCCTACCCCCTGGGTGCCACCTTCGATGGCTCGGGCACCAACTTCGCCCTCTTCTCCGAAGTGGCCGAGCGGGTCGAGCTGTGCCTCCTCGACGAGACGGGCGCCGAGCGCCGCATCGAGATCACGGAGGTGGATGCTTACGTGTGGCATGTGTACCTGCCGTCGGTGCAGCCCGGTCAGCGCTACGGCTACCGGGTCCACGGCCCCTACGATCCCTCCGCCGGCCACCGCTGCGATGCCTCGAAGCTGCTGCTGGACCCGTATGCGAAGGCGATCGCCGGGATGGCCAGCAACCATCCCTCGCTGTACAGCTACGACTTCGAGAACCACGCGGAGCGCAACACCGATGACTCCGCAGCGCACACCATGCATTCCGTGGTGGTCTCCCCGTTCTTCGACTGGGGCAATGACCACCCACCGGCCCACGAGTACCACGACACCGTCATCTACGAGGCCCACATCAAGGGCCTGACGATGCTCCATCCGGACATCGACGAGGACATCCGCGGCAGCTATGTCGCCATGGGGCATCCCGCGATCATCGAGCACCTCCAGGAACTGGGCGTCACCGCGGTCGAGCTGATGCCCGTCCACCAGTTCGTCCAGGACGGCCATCTGGTCGAGAAGGGGATGCGCAACTACTGGGGCTACAACACCATCGGCTTCTTCGCCCCCCACAACGAGTACTCCCATGCCGGGCAGCTGGGCCAGCAGGTCCAGGAGTTCAAGCAGATGGTGAAGAACCTCCACGAGGCGGACATCGAGGTGATCCTCGACGTGGTCTACAACCACACCGCCGAGGGCAACCAGCTGGGGCCCACCCTCTGCTTCCGCGGGATCGACAACGCCGCGTACTACCGCCTGGTCGAAGGGGACGAGGCGCACTACTACGACACCACCGGCACCGGGAACTCCCTGCTGATGCGCACCCCCCACGTGCTGCAGCTGATCATGGACTCGCTGCGCTACTGGGTCACCGAGATGCATGTGGACGGATTCCGCTTCGACCTCGCCTCCACCCTCGCCCGCGAGCTGCATGAGGTGGATCGCCTCTCGGCGTTCTTCGACATCATCCAGCAGGACCCGGTGATCTCCCAGGTCAAGCTCATCGCGGAGCCCTGGGATCTCGGCGAGGGGGGCTACCAGGTCGGCGGCTTCCCACCGCTGTGGTCCGAATGGAACGGGAAGTACCGCGACACGATGCGCGATTTCCACCGCTCCCAGCCGGGCAAGATCGGTGATTTCACCTCGCGGCTGGCGGGCAGCTCAGATCTGTACCAGCACACCGGGCGCACCCCGATCGCGTCGATCAACTTCGTCACCGCCCATGACGGTTTCACGCTCTCGGACCTGGTCTCCTACAACGACCGGCACAACGCCGCCAACGGTGAGGACGGCAAGGACGGCGAGAGCCACAACCGGTCCTGGAACTCCGGGGTCGAGGGCCCGACCGACGACACGGGGGTGCGCGATCTGCGCCTGCGCCGGGCGAAGAACCTCATGGCCACGCTGCTGCTCAGCCAAGGCGTGCCGATGATCCTGCACGGCGACGAGATGGGACGCACCCAGGACGGGAACAACAACACCTACTGCCAGGACAACGAGCTGGCCTGGGTGGACTGGGAGCTGGACTCGTACGAGATGGACATGCTCTGGTTCACCCAGAGCGTCATCGCGCTGCGCCGGGACCATCCGATCTTCCGGCGTCGACGCTTCCTGCAGGGGACGCCCCGGGACGGAGCCGATTCGGCGCTCCCGGACGTCGAATGGCTCGGCACCGACGGCACGCTGATGACCGATGAGGACTGGAACAACCCGCAGAACAAGTGCCTGACGATGTTCCTCAACGGTTCCGGGATCCCCGAGCCGAATCTGCGCGGCGAGCGGATCATCGACGACTCCGCGCTGGTGATGTTCAACGCCTCCGGGAATCCCGTGGACTTCACCCTGCCGCCGGCCGACCACGGCCGTGAGTGGCGCGTCGAGCTGGGCACCGGGGACACGATCGACGTCGGGGACGCGCTCGCGGCCGAGACCACCCTCACCCGTCCCGGCCACTCGCTGCTGATCCTCATGCGGCCGCCCATGACGGAGCACGACGACGACCTTCCCGAGCACGACGAGACCCGTACCGCCCGCGCCTGA
- the msrB gene encoding peptide-methionine (R)-S-oxide reductase MsrB, which produces MSTEPISSDRYPISVSDLEWRERLSPAEFQVLRQGATERPGSGQYEEVRPAGTYACKGCGAELFTASTQFDAHCGWPAFYAPAESEAVQLLEDSSLGMRRIEVRCAACGSHLGHVFEGEGFPTPTDQRYCINSLSLVHSDDAPA; this is translated from the coding sequence ATGTCCACCGAGCCCATCAGCTCTGACCGCTACCCCATCTCGGTGAGCGACCTGGAGTGGCGCGAGCGCCTCTCGCCCGCCGAGTTCCAGGTGCTGCGGCAGGGCGCCACCGAGCGACCCGGCTCCGGCCAATACGAGGAGGTGCGGCCGGCCGGCACCTATGCCTGCAAGGGCTGCGGTGCCGAGCTGTTCACCGCCTCCACCCAGTTCGACGCCCACTGCGGGTGGCCCGCTTTCTACGCCCCCGCCGAGTCGGAGGCGGTCCAGCTGCTGGAGGACTCCTCGCTGGGGATGCGACGCATCGAGGTGCGCTGCGCCGCCTGTGGCTCTCACCTCGGCCACGTCTTCGAGGGCGAGGGATTCCCCACGCCCACCGACCAGCGCTATTGCATCAATTCGCTCAGCCTGGTCCACAGCGACGACGCGCCCGCCTGA
- the treZ gene encoding malto-oligosyltrehalose trehalohydrolase yields the protein MSTVPVAPRDYGAYRVWAPHAQQVTVRIDGAEQPMQPAGDGWFALPGVPAVPGARYAFRLDASELWLPDPRSLAQPEGVHADSEVVDPELLRQETSWQGRSLRGRVLYELHVGTFTPGPDGRGGTLDSAIERLDELVDLGIDAVELMPVAPFPGDRGWGYDGVGLYGVHAVYGGPAGLARFVAAAQRRGLAVVLDVVHNHLGPSGNYLGRFGPYFTDRHETPWGSAINLDAPGSRQVRDFLLGSARHWLVDVGLDGLRLDAVHELCDDSDRHFLAELADAVAAWEQEAGRPLTLIAESDRNQPATVTPTSHGGLGMDMQWADDVHHGVHAWITGERSGYYSDFGSTDALVAVLERVFLHAGTWSSFRQEVWGAPVDPHSPDYDAHSFVTFLQDHDQVGNRAAGDRIHHGIEPGAQAAASALILLGPGTPMLFQGEEWAASTPFTYFTDHEAELGALVSAGRREEFAAMGWAEQVPDPQLRSTFAASILRWQERGQAGHATMLDWYRTLIALRREQAELHDPSLAATAVQVLAEETVLLHRGGLAVLAHRGPGELTAGPRAAEVLASFGEVSLRADGTIIMAGAGAVALRPVPAAEG from the coding sequence ATGAGCACCGTCCCCGTCGCCCCTCGTGACTACGGTGCCTACCGGGTGTGGGCACCGCATGCACAGCAGGTGACCGTCCGGATCGACGGGGCCGAGCAGCCGATGCAGCCCGCCGGCGACGGCTGGTTCGCGCTGCCGGGGGTGCCTGCCGTGCCCGGCGCCCGGTACGCCTTCCGCCTCGATGCCTCTGAGCTGTGGCTGCCGGATCCGCGATCGCTGGCCCAGCCGGAGGGAGTCCACGCCGACAGCGAGGTCGTCGACCCCGAGCTGCTGCGCCAGGAGACCTCCTGGCAGGGCCGCAGCCTGCGCGGGCGGGTCCTGTACGAACTGCACGTGGGCACCTTCACCCCGGGCCCCGACGGGCGCGGCGGCACCCTCGACTCCGCGATCGAGCGGCTCGACGAGCTGGTGGATCTCGGTATCGATGCGGTGGAGCTGATGCCCGTGGCGCCCTTTCCCGGGGATCGGGGCTGGGGCTACGACGGGGTCGGCCTGTACGGGGTCCATGCCGTCTATGGAGGACCGGCCGGACTGGCCCGCTTCGTCGCCGCCGCCCAGCGGCGGGGACTCGCCGTGGTGCTCGACGTGGTGCACAACCATCTCGGCCCCTCCGGCAACTATCTGGGCAGGTTCGGCCCCTACTTCACCGACCGGCACGAGACTCCGTGGGGCTCGGCGATCAACCTCGATGCGCCCGGCTCCCGGCAGGTGCGGGACTTCCTGCTGGGCAGCGCCCGGCACTGGCTGGTGGACGTCGGCCTGGACGGGCTGCGGCTCGATGCCGTCCACGAGCTGTGCGACGACTCCGACCGCCATTTCCTCGCCGAGCTGGCCGACGCGGTGGCCGCCTGGGAGCAGGAGGCCGGTCGGCCGCTGACGCTGATCGCGGAGTCCGATCGCAATCAGCCCGCCACCGTCACCCCCACCTCCCACGGCGGCCTCGGCATGGACATGCAGTGGGCCGACGACGTCCACCACGGCGTCCACGCCTGGATCACCGGCGAGCGCTCCGGCTACTACAGCGATTTCGGCAGCACCGACGCGCTGGTCGCCGTGCTGGAGAGGGTCTTCCTCCACGCCGGCACCTGGTCCAGCTTCCGCCAGGAGGTGTGGGGCGCGCCGGTGGACCCCCACAGCCCCGACTACGATGCCCATTCCTTCGTGACCTTCCTCCAGGACCACGACCAGGTGGGCAACCGTGCTGCCGGGGACCGGATACATCACGGGATCGAGCCCGGCGCGCAGGCGGCGGCGAGCGCCCTGATCCTGCTGGGCCCGGGCACCCCGATGCTGTTCCAGGGCGAGGAGTGGGCGGCATCGACCCCGTTCACCTACTTCACCGACCACGAGGCGGAGCTGGGAGCCCTGGTGAGCGCCGGGCGGAGGGAGGAGTTCGCTGCCATGGGCTGGGCCGAGCAGGTCCCCGACCCGCAGCTGCGCTCGACCTTCGCCGCCTCGATCCTGCGCTGGCAGGAACGTGGGCAGGCGGGGCACGCCACGATGCTGGACTGGTACCGCACCCTCATCGCACTGCGCCGTGAGCAGGCGGAGCTGCACGACCCCTCCCTGGCCGCCACCGCCGTCCAGGTGCTCGCGGAGGAGACGGTGCTGCTGCATCGCGGCGGACTGGCCGTGCTCGCCCATCGCGGACCCGGCGAGCTCACTGCCGGACCGCGCGCCGCAGAGGTGCTGGCCTCCTTCGGCGAGGTATCGCTCCGTGCCGATGGGACGATCATCATGGCCGGGGCGGGGGCCGTGGCGCTCCGCCCGGTCCCCGCGGCCGAGGGCTGA
- a CDS encoding DUF3000 domain-containing protein, translated as MPVHEIRSGDDIFRAAVDAMTSAPQRAEFTWRTIPAPSRMAPSTWACTGEILVHDEELASGRLVILHDPAGQESWDGTYRMVALVQAQLEPEFAVEAMLGDVAWSWVTESLQLHEADARELGCTTTRVVSQSYGALASRPSTVDVEMRVSWTPEPLEAEDPEKAIDLAPHFAAWTAMLAAAGGLPPAPPRIAPIAPTHHARAPRPEEAGDIR; from the coding sequence GTGCCAGTCCACGAGATCCGATCCGGCGACGACATCTTCCGCGCTGCCGTCGACGCCATGACCTCCGCACCGCAGCGTGCGGAGTTCACCTGGCGCACGATTCCCGCGCCCTCCCGGATGGCACCGTCGACCTGGGCGTGCACGGGTGAGATCCTGGTGCACGACGAGGAGCTGGCCTCCGGCCGCCTGGTGATCCTGCACGATCCCGCGGGCCAGGAGTCCTGGGACGGCACCTATCGGATGGTCGCACTGGTGCAGGCGCAGCTGGAGCCCGAGTTCGCGGTCGAGGCGATGCTCGGTGACGTGGCCTGGTCCTGGGTGACCGAATCCCTCCAGCTCCATGAGGCCGATGCCCGCGAGCTGGGCTGCACCACCACCCGCGTGGTCTCCCAGTCCTACGGCGCGCTGGCCTCCCGCCCCTCGACCGTGGACGTCGAGATGCGAGTCTCCTGGACCCCGGAGCCGCTGGAGGCAGAGGACCCGGAGAAGGCCATCGATCTGGCCCCGCACTTCGCGGCCTGGACCGCGATGCTCGCCGCCGCCGGCGGGCTGCCGCCGGCGCCGCCCCGCATCGCCCCGATCGCCCCCACCCACCATGCGAGGGCTCCGCGCCCCGAGGAGGCCGGTGACATCCGGTGA
- a CDS encoding alpha/beta hydrolase family protein, translated as MARLPLVPRESLRGLPDVTVRAVHPDRVHLDETRTTGRGGLLALRQGGGTVHVRLGPVDGRPTPTTVSRPVLAVDTDEPLRVERARSNGFYWAGTPQTAHGLPTEEVTVESPVGLMPAWLVRPTPEHGAATGHDDTWAILIHGHGSARGEALRIIPLLHRLGLTSLAITYRNDVGAPASADRMHHLGSAEWEDTEAAIDFALAHGARRIVLVGWSMGGGIALRTSLRSAHRERIAALVLDSPAVDWQDILIYHATALKAPARMRQLALWMMTSRIGARMVRLREPLALAEMTPAYYAEHLTHPTLLFHALDDETVPPEPSRQLAALRPDLIEFVPVAGASHTREWNTDPVRYERELAEYLVGELGLEIPGGEIQVPVRDPAVPALEGSIGLRL; from the coding sequence ATGGCGCGTCTGCCGCTGGTGCCCCGGGAGAGCCTGCGCGGCCTGCCGGACGTCACGGTGCGGGCCGTGCACCCGGACCGTGTCCACCTCGACGAGACCCGCACCACCGGGCGCGGCGGCCTGCTCGCCCTCCGCCAGGGCGGCGGCACCGTCCACGTGCGCCTGGGGCCTGTCGACGGCCGACCGACCCCGACCACCGTCTCCCGGCCGGTGCTCGCCGTGGACACTGACGAGCCGCTGCGGGTGGAGCGGGCCCGCAGCAACGGCTTCTACTGGGCGGGGACCCCGCAGACCGCGCACGGCCTGCCCACCGAGGAGGTCACCGTGGAGTCCCCGGTCGGCCTGATGCCCGCCTGGCTGGTGCGGCCCACCCCGGAGCATGGCGCCGCCACCGGCCACGACGACACCTGGGCGATCCTCATCCACGGCCACGGATCTGCACGGGGCGAAGCGCTGCGGATCATCCCGCTGCTGCACCGGCTGGGGCTCACCAGCCTGGCGATCACCTATCGCAACGATGTCGGGGCTCCCGCCTCCGCCGACCGGATGCACCATCTCGGCTCGGCGGAATGGGAGGACACCGAGGCCGCGATCGACTTCGCGCTCGCGCATGGCGCGCGCCGGATCGTCCTGGTGGGCTGGTCGATGGGCGGAGGCATCGCGCTGCGCACCTCGCTCCGCTCCGCACACCGCGAACGCATCGCCGCCCTGGTCCTGGACTCTCCGGCCGTGGACTGGCAGGACATCCTCATCTACCACGCGACCGCGCTGAAGGCGCCGGCCCGGATGCGGCAGCTCGCGCTGTGGATGATGACCTCGCGGATCGGGGCGCGGATGGTGCGGCTGCGGGAGCCGCTGGCCCTGGCCGAGATGACCCCGGCGTACTACGCGGAGCACCTGACCCACCCCACCCTGCTGTTCCATGCCCTGGACGACGAGACGGTCCCGCCCGAGCCCAGCCGTCAGCTGGCCGCGCTGCGTCCGGATCTCATCGAGTTCGTCCCGGTCGCCGGGGCCTCGCACACTCGTGAGTGGAACACCGACCCGGTGCGCTACGAGCGCGAGCTCGCGGAGTACCTGGTGGGGGAGCTCGGCCTGGAGATCCCCGGCGGGGAGATCCAGGTGCCGGTACGGGATCCCGCCGTCCCCGCCCTCGAGGGCTCCATCGGGCTGCGGCTCTGA
- the treY gene encoding malto-oligosyltrehalose synthase: protein MSIDPVRHPLPHGREGATTGTLPAIRPVPTSTYRLQLHAGFTADDAVQVVPYLARLGVGHVFCSPVLQAAPGSTHGYDVVDHSRIGEEIGGEEALRRLAEAAHAHGMGLIVDVVPNHMAIPTPIWHNRALWSVLREGTASPFADWFDVELSGERSLLVPVLGRPIGAVLADEEISVGEEQIPQADGSLRTEHVVRYYDHVLPVAAGTEHLGLVDLLDRQWYRLAYWKVADDELNYRRFFDVDTLAAVRVELPPVFDATHATLLRLQGEGVIDGYRIDHPDGLADPRGYLRDLERATGGAWTVVEKILHGEEQLPGDFPCAGTTGYDALWRVGGLFHDPHGAIGLTHLWQRRTGDLRPFEEVVEESTDLIVSTSLWAEIERLTTLIHRICQEDIRLRDTTRRNIQKVVVALLASMDRYRAYIVPGEPAPGAERAVIEQAAARAYRRLGEDEDIVATLETVVALVCGDEVGSAGRTRSAERDEVVVRFAQTCGPVHAKGLEDTAFYRYSRFVAVNEVGSDPDRIGVDPDELHDHAASMVLTRPDAMTTLSTHDTKRSEDVRARLAVLTEQPLEWAVVVQDLERATAEQRGDRVDGAIELLLWQILAACWELPGAAAAPLTAERLDQYLIKAMREAKSHTTWTEQDGEYEQQVLTLGRAALESAEVDEILVDWTRRTFTAQRSAILGQKLVQLTMPGVPDVYQGNESVDFSLVDPDNRREVDHAAHRARLTRMIEGAGPDGIADEKLWLTHRALVLRRERPDLFQGRDASYRPLPTTTGHAVAFGRAVGEGPIEAVTVVTRLAHGLSQRGGWGDAWIALPAGRWRDTLSGKEVVGGQPALDALLDEWPVALLVRVGGREDAR, encoded by the coding sequence GTGAGCATCGACCCCGTCCGCCATCCCCTCCCGCATGGGCGCGAGGGCGCCACGACCGGCACCCTGCCCGCCATCCGGCCCGTCCCGACCTCCACCTACCGCCTGCAGCTGCATGCCGGGTTCACTGCGGATGATGCGGTCCAGGTGGTCCCGTACCTCGCACGGCTCGGGGTGGGGCACGTATTCTGCTCCCCCGTGCTGCAGGCGGCACCCGGCTCGACCCATGGCTATGACGTGGTCGACCACTCCCGCATCGGCGAGGAGATCGGTGGGGAGGAGGCGCTGCGCCGGCTGGCTGAGGCGGCGCATGCGCACGGGATGGGGCTGATCGTCGACGTCGTCCCCAACCACATGGCGATCCCCACCCCGATCTGGCACAACCGGGCCCTGTGGTCGGTGCTGCGCGAGGGGACCGCGTCCCCCTTCGCCGACTGGTTCGATGTCGAGCTCAGCGGGGAGCGCTCGCTGCTGGTCCCGGTGCTGGGCCGTCCCATCGGCGCCGTCCTGGCCGATGAGGAGATCTCCGTGGGCGAGGAGCAGATCCCGCAGGCCGATGGTTCCCTGCGCACGGAGCACGTGGTGCGGTACTACGACCATGTGCTGCCGGTGGCCGCCGGCACCGAGCATCTGGGCCTGGTGGATCTGCTGGATCGGCAGTGGTACCGCCTGGCGTACTGGAAGGTCGCCGACGACGAGCTGAACTATCGGCGCTTCTTCGACGTGGACACCCTCGCCGCCGTCCGGGTGGAGCTGCCGCCGGTGTTTGATGCGACCCATGCGACGCTGCTGCGCCTGCAGGGCGAGGGGGTGATCGACGGCTACCGCATCGACCATCCGGACGGTCTGGCCGATCCTCGTGGCTATCTGCGTGATCTCGAGCGTGCGACCGGCGGCGCCTGGACCGTGGTGGAGAAGATCCTGCACGGTGAGGAGCAGCTGCCCGGGGACTTCCCCTGCGCGGGCACCACCGGCTACGACGCCCTGTGGCGGGTGGGTGGCCTGTTCCATGATCCGCATGGCGCGATCGGCCTGACCCATCTGTGGCAGCGTCGCACCGGGGACCTGCGGCCCTTCGAGGAGGTCGTCGAGGAGTCCACGGACCTGATCGTCTCGACCAGCCTGTGGGCGGAGATCGAGCGCCTGACGACCCTGATCCACCGAATCTGCCAGGAGGACATCCGGTTGCGGGACACCACGCGGCGGAACATCCAGAAGGTCGTGGTGGCGCTGCTGGCGTCGATGGACCGCTACCGCGCCTACATCGTGCCGGGGGAACCGGCCCCGGGCGCCGAGCGCGCGGTGATCGAGCAGGCGGCCGCCCGGGCGTACCGGCGCCTCGGCGAGGACGAGGACATCGTGGCGACGCTGGAGACCGTGGTGGCGCTGGTCTGCGGCGACGAGGTGGGCAGCGCGGGACGCACCCGCAGCGCCGAGCGCGATGAGGTGGTGGTGCGCTTCGCCCAGACCTGCGGCCCGGTCCACGCCAAGGGGCTCGAGGACACCGCCTTCTACCGGTACTCCCGTTTCGTCGCTGTCAACGAGGTGGGATCGGATCCGGATCGGATCGGGGTGGACCCGGACGAGCTGCACGATCATGCCGCCTCGATGGTCCTCACCCGGCCCGATGCGATGACCACCCTGTCCACGCACGACACCAAGCGCAGCGAGGACGTGCGCGCCCGCCTCGCCGTGCTGACCGAGCAGCCGCTGGAGTGGGCGGTGGTGGTGCAGGACCTGGAACGGGCGACCGCAGAACAGCGCGGGGACCGGGTCGACGGGGCGATCGAGCTGCTGCTGTGGCAGATCCTCGCCGCGTGCTGGGAGCTGCCGGGGGCGGCCGCCGCGCCGCTGACCGCCGAGCGGCTGGACCAGTATCTGATAAAGGCCATGCGGGAGGCGAAGAGCCACACCACCTGGACCGAGCAGGACGGCGAGTACGAGCAGCAGGTGCTGACCCTGGGCCGGGCCGCCCTGGAGTCCGCGGAGGTCGACGAGATCCTCGTCGACTGGACGCGCCGCACCTTCACCGCCCAGCGAAGCGCGATCCTGGGCCAGAAGCTGGTGCAGCTGACGATGCCGGGCGTGCCGGATGTGTACCAGGGCAACGAGTCAGTGGACTTCTCGCTCGTGGATCCGGACAACCGTCGCGAGGTCGACCATGCAGCGCACCGGGCACGGCTGACGCGGATGATCGAGGGTGCCGGCCCTGACGGGATCGCCGACGAGAAGCTGTGGCTGACCCACCGCGCCCTGGTGCTGCGCCGTGAGCGTCCGGACCTCTTCCAGGGCCGCGACGCCTCCTACCGCCCGCTGCCCACCACGACCGGGCACGCCGTCGCCTTCGGCCGAGCCGTGGGCGAGGGTCCGATCGAGGCGGTCACCGTGGTGACCCGACTCGCCCATGGCCTCTCCCAGCGCGGCGGCTGGGGCGATGCCTGGATCGCGCTGCCCGCGGGGCGATGGCGCGACACCCTCAGCGGCAAGGAGGTCGTGGGCGGGCAGCCTGCTCTCGATGCACTGCTGGACGAGTGGCCGGTCGCGCTCCTGGTGCGCGTCGGTGGACGGGAGGACGCCCGATGA
- the zapE gene encoding cell division protein ZapE has translation MTEALCDRRPNPSLERLLADLVPPPRFAQARLDNYVPDPAYPSQEEAKQRVTAFAADLATPRGGFLTRLRRKKPEPARGIYLDGGFGVGKTHLLTSLFHAVSGDRVYGTFVEYTDLVGALGFQKAVELLGESVLVCIDEFELDDPGDTLLMTRLIRELSDRGVAIVATSNTLPDALGEGRFAAQDFLREIQAMAERFDVLRIDGEDYRRRDGVTEIATLPAPEVVRSGQSMDGATLDEFDPLLTHLTKVHPSRYGAMIDEVSAAHLTGMHGLTHHHDALRFVVLVDRLYDREVPVLISLAGGSGSGILEDLFSAELLRSGYRKKYLRALSRIATLTNDGGALLRPGAADTAS, from the coding sequence GTGACCGAAGCTCTCTGCGACCGCCGGCCGAACCCGTCCCTGGAGCGTCTGCTCGCGGATCTGGTGCCCCCGCCGAGATTCGCGCAGGCGCGGCTGGACAACTACGTCCCCGACCCGGCCTATCCGTCCCAGGAGGAGGCGAAGCAGCGGGTGACCGCCTTCGCCGCCGACCTCGCCACCCCGCGCGGCGGCTTCCTGACGAGACTGCGGCGGAAGAAGCCGGAACCCGCGCGCGGGATCTACCTCGACGGCGGATTCGGCGTCGGCAAGACGCACCTGCTGACCTCCCTGTTCCATGCCGTGAGCGGAGACCGGGTGTACGGCACCTTCGTGGAGTACACCGACCTGGTCGGCGCGCTCGGTTTCCAGAAGGCCGTCGAGCTGCTCGGCGAATCCGTCCTAGTGTGCATCGATGAGTTCGAGCTCGACGATCCCGGCGACACACTGCTGATGACCCGGCTGATCCGTGAGCTCTCCGACCGGGGAGTCGCGATCGTGGCGACCTCGAACACCCTGCCCGACGCGCTCGGGGAGGGGCGTTTCGCGGCGCAGGACTTCCTGCGCGAGATCCAGGCCATGGCCGAGCGCTTCGACGTGCTGCGGATCGACGGCGAGGACTACCGGCGGCGCGATGGCGTCACCGAGATCGCCACCCTGCCCGCACCGGAGGTGGTCCGGAGCGGACAGTCGATGGACGGTGCCACGCTCGACGAGTTCGATCCGCTGCTGACCCACCTGACGAAGGTCCACCCCTCCCGCTACGGGGCGATGATCGACGAGGTCTCCGCCGCGCACCTCACCGGGATGCACGGGCTGACCCACCACCACGACGCGCTGCGCTTCGTAGTGCTCGTGGATCGGCTCTACGACCGCGAGGTGCCGGTGCTGATCTCCCTGGCCGGCGGCTCCGGCTCCGGCATCCTCGAGGATCTCTTCTCTGCCGAGCTGCTGCGCAGCGGGTATCGCAAGAAGTATCTGCGGGCCCTCTCCCGCATCGCCACGCTGACCAATGACGGGGGAGCGCTGCTGCGCCCCGGCGCGGCCGATACCGCGTCCTGA